In one window of Cardinium endosymbiont of Culicoides punctatus DNA:
- a CDS encoding ankyrin repeat domain-containing protein, which yields MIPLDKIDKKQGKSNADLKKTNNEFIANLVLRASYFGYGWIIPILKKIDNIEYYINTTKYGGNFVLHLAAQNGHKTTIEQLLNCGFKDIDLTNADGETALLVAAKNNKGEVCQELINRGADIMKKDKYGNTILHLIALYPDEKILKIILNHYKVTYNTDNTGKIKAPTISFYNNESGNQELLELLKTKNTAGETPAEIAAKRFHLLQLVHIFKTLEDPKFQESYNSTIEFVLYTNLASKLQIFPEKIFPDFFNYLKKWKININDLDTNGVTVLHYASRDGHANVVEELLKHPEIDVNRKDKHGSTALDYAARNAHKEIIKKLLQCPGIVKVKVPIELKEHLD from the coding sequence TTGATACCTTTAGATAAAATAGATAAAAAACAAGGGAAAAGTAATGCTGATTTAAAAAAAACAAATAATGAATTTATTGCAAACTTGGTTCTTCGTGCATCGTACTTTGGCTATGGGTGGATTATTCCAATTTTAAAAAAAATTGATAATATTGAATATTATATAAATACTACAAAATATGGAGGGAACTTCGTTCTCCATTTAGCAGCCCAAAATGGGCATAAAACCACAATTGAACAACTGCTCAATTGTGGTTTTAAAGATATTGATTTAACAAATGCTGATGGAGAAACTGCGTTGTTAGTAGCAGCCAAAAATAATAAGGGTGAGGTATGTCAAGAGTTGATAAATCGTGGTGCTGACATAATGAAAAAAGATAAATACGGTAATACGATCTTACATCTAATAGCATTATATCCTGATGAAAAAATATTAAAAATAATACTAAATCATTATAAGGTTACATATAATACTGATAATACAGGAAAAATCAAGGCACCTACTATATCTTTTTATAATAATGAAAGTGGTAATCAGGAATTATTGGAATTATTGAAGACAAAAAATACTGCTGGAGAAACTCCTGCTGAAATAGCAGCAAAAAGATTTCATCTATTACAATTGGTTCATATATTCAAGACATTAGAAGATCCTAAATTTCAGGAAAGCTATAATAGTACTATAGAATTTGTTCTTTATACAAATTTAGCATCTAAGTTGCAGATTTTTCCTGAGAAGATTTTTCCTGATTTTTTTAATTATTTGAAAAAATGGAAAATTAATATCAATGATCTAGATACAAATGGAGTCACTGTTCTTCACTATGCATCTCGCGATGGTCATGCAAACGTAGTTGAAGAATTATTAAAACATCCGGAAATTGACGTAAATAGAAAAGACAAACATGGCTCTACGGCTCTTGATTATGCAGCTCGTAATGCTCATAAAGAGATAATTAAAAAGCTATTACAATGTCCTGGTATTGTTAAAGTTAAAGTGCCTATAGAACTTAAGGAACACCTAGATTAG
- the fmt gene encoding methionyl-tRNA formyltransferase: MKIIFMGTPAFAASVLTALIENKSYEIVAIVTQPDRPIGRTKQYIASAVKEVALRHGLPLFQPYSLKYDYSFLPIVDFIITCAYGQLLSREVLNLAKIAAINIHASFLPKLRGGAPIQRAILNNESKTGVTIMEMTDVLDAGPIYKQSEVTIDLNDDLDSLSGKLATAACALLLESLPQIARGALVKQVQDVSAVTYGLVIKREDERINWHKSALEIHNQVRALNPVPGAYTTLGNLIIKIWETSPSNFRGKSPVGKIIIDGTRLLVAALDETFLEIKVLQVAGKKRIAALDFIHSLQNKKWSSFQ, encoded by the coding sequence ATGAAAATAATTTTTATGGGTACTCCTGCTTTTGCAGCTTCAGTATTAACTGCTTTGATCGAAAATAAAAGCTACGAGATAGTTGCCATTGTCACCCAACCTGATAGACCTATAGGACGTACTAAACAATATATAGCTTCTGCCGTAAAAGAAGTGGCTTTAAGACATGGATTACCTCTTTTTCAGCCATACAGTCTGAAATATGATTATAGTTTCTTACCCATTGTTGACTTTATCATTACATGTGCTTACGGACAATTACTCTCAAGAGAGGTTCTCAACCTCGCTAAAATTGCGGCAATCAATATACATGCTTCGTTTTTACCAAAGTTAAGAGGGGGGGCACCCATTCAGCGAGCCATTTTAAATAATGAAAGCAAGACAGGTGTAACGATTATGGAAATGACAGACGTATTAGATGCTGGACCAATCTATAAACAATCTGAAGTAACCATTGATTTAAATGATGATCTAGATTCACTTTCTGGTAAACTTGCTACTGCTGCTTGTGCACTGTTGTTAGAAAGCTTACCTCAAATTGCCCGTGGAGCACTTGTTAAACAAGTGCAAGATGTCAGTGCTGTTACATATGGTTTAGTCATCAAACGTGAAGATGAACGGATTAATTGGCATAAATCTGCTCTAGAGATACATAATCAAGTTCGTGCTTTGAATCCAGTTCCAGGTGCCTATACTACTTTGGGCAATTTAATTATTAAAATATGGGAGACTTCCCCATCAAATTTTAGGGGTAAATCACCAGTCGGGAAAATCATTATTGATGGCACACGATTGCTGGTTGCCGCTTTAGATGAAACTTTTTTAGAAATTAAAGTTTTGCAGGTTGCTGGAAAAAAAAGAATTGCTGCTTTGGATTTTATCCATAGCTTACAAAATAAAAAATGGTCTAGTTTTCAATAG
- a CDS encoding AAA family ATPase, whose protein sequence is MLKSYLKKKLLYFFLVPVGFGKSLFVSTLEEIAKGNKELFQDSYIYNSGYDWKKYPVIRVDFGGKGNITPDNLLLYLEDKLKDVASDYKLTVTGDTFQSRLENLVKNMTDLNDYANKIVVLIDEYDAPFINQLDPVIKESNRLIVRDFLTEIKSLTANNFIKLEFVTGVSSYCFRDTYSGPNNLNDITLSPDYTTVAGYKEEDLLNKDSVYYKRINQLAEKRNISRDILVGEMRSMYNGYKFHPEDDTIAVYNPLSTLMFLQSGELNNYWINTGTPTFLVKKVSKSNVKDFSKPISVTKYELIEPDEDSLTVDGAMFQGGYLTIDKYENSLDDGKLRQMDDPILLKFPNGEVEKSFYNLLFKKFEKDLESEGEYQEDDVIKALSDVDIDGFISILASSFASIPYNAYYQQQNRNEAFYHAVLHAFLRGARMHPESEKCSNLGRIDIVINSIPNLTYIFELKHGKNADTALEQAQNAKYIQQYIRQNKDIVIIGINFGSDYRNLDDYEYKLYDSGGNEIVDRDAFLDHITKRKKVRYRSSRKHE, encoded by the coding sequence ATGCTGAAAAGTTATTTAAAGAAGAAGCTACTGTATTTCTTTCTCGTCCCCGTAGGATTTGGTAAGTCTTTATTTGTTAGCACATTGGAAGAAATAGCAAAAGGAAATAAAGAGCTATTTCAAGATAGCTATATCTATAATTCTGGTTATGATTGGAAGAAATATCCTGTCATTAGAGTAGATTTTGGAGGAAAAGGTAATATAACACCTGATAATCTTCTATTATACTTAGAAGACAAACTAAAAGATGTTGCTTCAGATTATAAATTGACTGTAACAGGTGATACATTTCAATCAAGATTGGAAAACCTTGTTAAAAATATGACAGATCTAAATGATTATGCAAATAAAATAGTAGTCCTAATAGACGAATACGATGCTCCATTTATTAATCAATTAGATCCCGTTATAAAAGAAAGTAATCGTTTGATTGTACGAGATTTTCTAACTGAGATTAAAAGCCTTACTGCTAATAACTTTATTAAGTTAGAATTTGTCACAGGCGTTAGTTCTTACTGTTTTAGAGATACTTATTCCGGTCCTAATAACTTAAATGATATTACACTTAGTCCAGATTATACAACTGTAGCTGGCTATAAAGAAGAAGATCTTTTAAATAAGGATTCTGTCTATTATAAACGAATAAATCAATTAGCAGAAAAAAGAAATATAAGTAGAGATATACTAGTTGGAGAAATGCGTTCCATGTATAATGGTTACAAGTTTCATCCTGAAGATGATACGATAGCTGTATATAATCCACTATCCACCCTAATGTTTTTGCAAAGTGGGGAACTAAATAACTATTGGATCAACACAGGAACACCTACTTTTTTAGTTAAAAAAGTTAGCAAATCAAATGTTAAAGATTTTAGTAAACCTATTTCGGTTACTAAATATGAATTAATAGAACCCGATGAAGATAGTTTAACGGTGGATGGTGCCATGTTTCAAGGGGGATATTTAACCATTGATAAGTATGAAAACTCGTTGGATGATGGAAAACTTAGACAAATGGATGATCCAATATTATTAAAATTTCCTAATGGAGAAGTTGAAAAATCTTTTTATAATCTATTATTTAAAAAATTTGAAAAAGATTTAGAATCGGAAGGTGAGTATCAAGAAGATGACGTAATAAAAGCATTATCTGATGTAGATATAGATGGTTTTATATCTATTTTAGCATCTTCTTTTGCAAGCATTCCGTATAATGCTTATTACCAACAGCAAAATAGGAACGAGGCTTTTTATCATGCAGTACTTCATGCTTTTCTTAGAGGTGCTAGAATGCATCCAGAAAGTGAAAAATGTTCTAATTTAGGAAGAATAGATATTGTTATTAATTCCATACCAAATCTTACGTATATATTTGAATTAAAACATGGGAAAAATGCTGATACTGCATTAGAACAAGCTCAAAATGCTAAATATATACAGCAATATATTCGTCAGAATAAAGATATTGTTATTATAGGTATAAATTTTGGCAGTGATTATCGTAATCTTGATGATTATGAATATAAATTATATGATTCAGGAGGCAATGAAATAGTTGATAGAGATGCTTTCTTAGATCATATAACTAAACGGAAGAAAGTCCGTTATAGGAGCAGCAGAAAACACGAATAA
- a CDS encoding AAA family ATPase, whose amino-acid sequence MHQDPKNLENKRPAEDVEIGSDSKRQKLTYTGILPIGKSSIEAVIRSGYYVDKTYHAEKLFKEEATVFLSRPRRIW is encoded by the coding sequence ATGCATCAAGATCCAAAAAATTTAGAAAATAAAAGACCAGCAGAAGATGTAGAAATAGGTTCTGATAGTAAAAGACAAAAATTAACATACACAGGAATTTTGCCTATTGGTAAATCTAGCATTGAAGCTGTAATACGATCAGGATATTATGTAGATAAAACATACCATGCTGAAAAGTTATTTAAAGAAGAAGCTACTGTATTTCTTTCTCGTCCCCGTAGGATTTGGTAA